In the Malaya genurostris strain Urasoe2022 chromosome 1, Malgen_1.1, whole genome shotgun sequence genome, one interval contains:
- the LOC131426250 gene encoding NFU1 iron-sulfur cluster scaffold homolog, mitochondrial-like has protein sequence MYRKTISSASYLRTAVLGIPQIITKSPRRHVTFLGKPTKLLVAQNAIERLPIRTMFIQTQDTPNPDSLKFLPGVLVLEKGQTMDFPTPASALCSPLGKLLFRIEGVRSVFFGADFITISKQEEAEWRLIKPEVFAVVMDFFASGLPVITDVKPMGDTQINEDDDETVQMIKELLDTRIRPTVQEDGGDIIFMGYDDGIVKLKMQGSCSSCPSSIVTLKNGVQNMLQFYIPEVVSVEQVTDQVDEVTEKEFEKLESKIQQKEDK, from the exons ATGTACAGGAAAACTATTAGTAGTGCATCCTACCTACGAACAGCCGTATTAGGTATTCCACAAATTAT AACCAAATCTCCGCGTAGGCATGTCACATTTCTCGGAAAGCCGACAAAGTTGCTTGTCGCTCAAAATGCGATTGAGCGACTTCCTATTCGGACAATGTTTATTCAAACACAGGACACCCCAAATCCAGACAGCCTGAAGTTTCTACCGGGGGTACTGGTGCTAGAGAAAGGACAAACAATGGATTTCCCAACACCTGCTTCAGCTCTATGTAGTCCACTAGGCAAACTGTTGTTTCGGATTGAGGGAGTTCGGTCAGTTTTCTTTGGAGCTGATTTTATAACCATTTCAAAACAGGAGGAAGCCGAATGGCGTTTGATAAAGCCGGAGGTGTTTGCCGTCGTGATGGATTTTTTCGCTTCCGGTTTGCCGGTCATAACCGACGTGAAGCCCATGGGAGATACACAGATCAACGAAGATGACGACGAAACGGTACAGATGATCAAAGAACTACTGGACACGCGAATTCGACCGACGGTTCAAGAAGACGGTGGGGATATTATTTTCATGGGCTACGACGACGGGATCGTGAAACTGAAGATGCAAGGTTCCTGCTCGTCCTGTCCCAGTTCTATCGTGACGCTGAAGAATGGAGTGCAGAATATGCTGCAGTTCTACATACCGGAGGTGGTCTCGGTAGAACAGGTAACCGATCAGGTCGACGAGGTAACCGAGAAGGAATTTGAAAAGTTGGAAAGCAAAATACAACAGAAAGAGGACAAGTAA
- the LOC131426252 gene encoding cell cycle control protein 50A — MPDAVDGGNIPKSKRPSDSAFKQQRLPAWQPVLTAGTVLPAFFVIGIAFIPVGVALLYFSNAITEFVYDYTHCIQMGSNNRTCSEVLSMKEADDCVCSVNFTLEKDFLGKVYMYYGLTNYYQNHRRYVKSRDDDQLLGRLSATPSSDCAPFAYTDDANTLPIAPCGAIANSLFSDTFELTSDLYGPVPLLRTEIAWPSDRKIKFRNPEGEGSLKQKLSGFSRPRDWQKDLWELDLLDDNNNGFQNEDLIVWMRTAALPSFRKLHRRIDHSKKYFVDGLGKGNYTLKINYSYSVSEFDGTKKIILSTTSLLGGKNPFLGFAYIIVGSVCLLLGIVLLVIHIKCSKNTSGINSVSQRTPYT, encoded by the exons ATGCCCGACGCGGTGGACGGTGGAAACATTCCAAAATCGAAACGACCTTCGG ACTCGGCTTTCAAGCAACAGCGACTTCCGGCCTGGCAACCCGTATTGACGGCTGGGACAGTCCTTCCGGCCTTTTTTGTCATTGGAATCGCCTTCATTCCCGTAGGGGTAGCTCTGCTCTACTTCTCGAATGCC ATTACTGAGTTTGTGTACGATTATACCCACTGTATTCAGATGGGTAGCAATAATCGTACTTGCTCGGAAGTGCTGAGCATGAAGGAAGCGGACGATTGTGTGTGTTCGGTCAATTTTACACTGGAAAAAGATTTCCTCGGTAAAGTGTACATGTACTACGGGCTGACCAATTACTATCAAAATCACCGACGGTACGTGAAGTCTCGTGATGACGATCAACTGCTCGGTCGTCTCTCGGCGACACCGTCCAGTGATTGTGCTCCCTTTGCCTACACCGACGATGCCAACACGCTACCAATTGCACCCTGCGGTGCGATTGCCAATTCACTGTTCAGTGATACCTTCGAGCTAACATCGGATTTGTACGGCCCGGTTCCGCTGTTGAGAACGGAAATTGCCTGGCCGTCGGATCGGAAGATAAAGTTTCGCAACCCGGAAGGTGAGGGCAGTCTGAAGCAAAAGTTGAGTGGATTTTCGCGGCCCAGGGACTGGCAGAAGGATCTGTGGGAACTTGATCTTCTCGATGATAATAACAACGGCTTTCAG AACGAAGATCTCATCGTTTGGATGCGCACGGCTGCGCTGCCCAGTTTCCGCAAGTTGCATCGCCGCATCGACCACTCCAAGAAGTACTTCGTGGATGGATTGGGAAAAGGAAACTACACGCTGAAAATAAACTACT CCTACTCGGTCAGTGAGTTTGACGGTACCAAAAAGATCATCCTGTCGACCACGTCGCTGCTGGGCGGTAAAAATCCCTTCCTCGGATTTGCCTACATCATAGTAGGCAGCGTCTGTCTTTTGCTGGGCATCGTTTTGCTTGTGATTCATATCAAATGTAGTAAAAA CACTTCCGGCATCAACAGCGTAAGTCAGCGCACGCCGTACACATAG